The following nucleotide sequence is from Aedes aegypti strain LVP_AGWG chromosome 3, AaegL5.0 Primary Assembly, whole genome shotgun sequence.
agcctgggctagaggctgcttcgatttggtgttcggaaaatttgtctagagcatcgaactgattgctcatttcgatacaattattcatttcacccttggaagaaagttcgcattccggggaagcgtcctttcttccattcttgccacgtgtagtgacagttttaaaacccacttttttggaaggaagtagtgaattcagggattcacccttccttttgttagttgttgataccatgtttagttaataaacgagaaagacgtgaccttcgagaggttttttccctagacggtgtccaagaaggattaccaccgctagctttcgccaacgggtccaacgaaaaatcgaagcacgggtccaaacaaggatgcgtaaagggatcaatagtagaaaaaatagtactgaaaagtactgtttaagtagcactgaaaagtaccgttttttaattttagcactgaaaagtactgtttgtgtagcactgaaaagtactgttttattgctttaggtagtttttaagaaaacttccaagagcagagagaattcgtgtacgcacagcacgaaggtacaatGCGCACTGACGAcgcgtagtttttctgctacttcACGTTGTGtccttggtgcattttttatgtcaaaattcaaccttcctgtaacttttgaatcaatagttttcacacaactaAATTGAgggaaatttgtagttcgtcgcatataaaataaaaagaatcggttgaaaaacggcggagatatagatCTCGAAGTTGAccatttgtatgggaaaacggctttggtgcattttatatgtccgatactgtaaataaaaattctATGACCTCTGGGAattactttagaaattccttcagttattttttctcagttttaaaactggattttttcaaaaaatttatccAAGAGTTTCTCGATTTTTagaactacagtcaactctcccttactcaatattgcgtatctcgatatcgattgAGAGATCCATGGtataagttggttttcatggcaaaCTAGATAgttccttggatcgcatttgcactggttcaGTGTCCTATAACTCAATACCTCCCTAGCTCGGtggttcccttcaatatcaagttataGAGAGTTGAATATATcatattttaagatttcttcCGTACAAGATTAATTCAGAGATTTATTTAGGGTCATTGGTCAAGGAaattaattcctggaggaattgttcTTGTGCCTGCATAGATTCCATCCAAacatttcttccaggaattaacatgcaaaatttttgaattcctgAAAACTTTCTGACCAGCTTGCATCGTGTCATCATTTCGTACACGGGACAAGACGACCCCGCTACCAATATCTTGACCGAGAGTTTCTCAAACTCGGTGATCAACCCTTTGAGTGCTGCGATCGCAGAAGGATCGATGTTGCTCAGTGCCGTAAAGTCCAAGACCAGAAATCGCAGGCTGTACTTCTTCTTGTAATCCTTTCGTTTTGGAGTTTTTAATCTCCTGGgtgagattcagattcagtgatTCGCATAGACTCGTCTTGAAACCGGCCCGAGTTGCAAAGTTTAAGCTACCACAGAAGTGGAAGATTTTGATGCCAGCAATGTCGATCGTCTGAAATGAGAAGGATATTTGTGAATAAGGTCGATATGAATGTGGCCACATGACTTACGCCTTTATAACGATTGACGTCCAGATACAAATCCGTATTGGGAACGTTCTCCATGAGGCAGGTGTACGGCTTCATACCGCGGAAGAAGATCGTGCAAATGCTCAGCACCATGCCGACCAGCAGCCCGATGTCGATCGCTACCAGAACCACCGTGAGGAAGGTCGCCATCCAAACGATAGCATCCACGGGACTGAGCTTCAAGAACTGTCGGAACTGTGTGACCTGCATGAGCAGTCCCTTCAAGGAAACTACGATAACGCCCGCCAGGACACATCGCGGCAGAGGCTCGAAAAACGGTCCAACCCACAGCAAAACAATGGCCAGGATCCCGCAGGAGATTACCGAAGCGATTTGCGTTTTACCACCAGTCGTGAACTGGATCATCGAGCGGGACAGAGAAGCCGAAAACGGTAGACAGGAGAAGAACGATCCGAACACGTTGCTGGTGCCCATCGCCAGCAGTTCCTGGTTGAAGTCGATTTCGTAGTTATGCTTCTGGGCGAAAATGAGGGCCATCGATACGGACACGGCGTAGGCGACCATGGCGATTGGGAAACATTCCAACAGAAGCGATCGCATCAGGTTGGTGTCCGGGAGGGCGGGATCTGCAATGGGAGAATGTTAAGTCGCTTCAGTCTCTTTTAAGAGCGATTCGTTTTGCAATCGAAACCCTGCACATTTTCCTTAAGTAGTGCATTTTACCAATCGATTATAGAGTTTGGCCATGTGCTCTTGAGAGCTACGCTGATGCTGTTAAATACACTCGTCAACTACAACATTACCGCAGACCGTATTAACTTCGCAACTCaatgacataaaatttgaaaaaaaaacacaaaccagcacaaaaataattttccagtGCGTGCGAAAATTAGATACAGATAtgttggtccagaagagccCGATTTTGTGTAACTTTTAAAGAGAGTAGGCTATGTGGTTTGTAACTTCCCTATaatggtcgaaaaaaaaagtcGGAGTatgtattgcgcatttctttcaccactggactatcgcagaagttttttcaAGTGCGGAAATGCTAACAAAAATGCGCGAATGCTTCAAATcgagtcggtgtcttcagcggggtTATTCCTCGAAGTTCAAACAACAACCCCACTGAAGACTTCGAAATGATTCGATGCAATTCCGCACTTTTATTGTAGTAGCGAAAGAAAAACACAATATCAAACTTTACCTGCAATCTATTAAAACTCACCTGGAAACCCGGTCGGAATGTGCCCGATGGTTTTGATCCTGTACTCTCCATTCAGATCTACAAATCTCGATATCAGGGTACCGCTTATAACCGCAATCAGCTCGATCGGAACAGGGATACTGCTTCGCTTGGCGACAATAGGCTAACAACGTGcgcgaaaaatcacaaaaacaagATGAGTAATAAGGAAGCAAACATTTGCGGTTAGATCAGGGGTTTATCTCACTGCATTTAAGTCAAATCGGTGCTGGGTCATTGCGTCGAAGTATGTTAAGCCGAATTTTGTTAGGCCGAAACACGTCCAGAATTGCTCTTACTAAATTTTGAAGGTGACGGATCAATAACCCATTTGGCCTAACATACCacggcttaaggtgaagatgcatcgaagacaAACCTGAAATTTTTATGAGCACAAATCAAGAGAACCAGGCAAGGGTTTGAGCTGAAGACATAATTGATTagtcacacgctggtggtgatcaggttgaggtttggcttcgatgcatcttcactttAACGCACTTCGGCCTAAAGTAATTCTGCCTAATGACCAGACACCAGTCAAACCTACGGTGCAACAGCCTTTATTGCAGTAGAAAGCATCACTCACCTTCAGGTATTCGTTGTTCGCCACAACCACCACAATCGTAACGGCAGATATCACGATGGCCGCCCAGTTGGCTCTTGCAATGTCCGTAAAAATTGCGATGTACGTCTGGAAAAGTTTACGCAAATAAAGGATTAGATGAGATGCACATGCCTCATTACTATGTACTTAATTCACCGGCGGAGGCTTACATTTATGACTTCGAAATTCCCACTCTGGGGAGGCAGGGTCAGCCCAAGGAGATCCTTGATTTGCGAGGTGAGCACGTGGATGGCAGCACCGGTCGTGAAACCGGATACCAACGTATCCGATAGCAGGAACGAAATCACTCCCAGCCGGCCAACGTACATTATCAGCTGTAATGGGGAAAGAACACAGACACtttaataatcaataaaatttgacTCAATGCCGAATCaatataatcaataaaatgtatTTATGATCTTCGATTAGGCTGGTGCGGACAAGATAGGAGGATGATCCGGAACAGAATGATTGGGCTGTTTGATGAATTGATAAGTTTTTTGATTGAAATCGAATAGGATGAAATACTTATGTTCTCCGGCTAAAAGTCtcggtaataataataataaatacttATGCTGACTAGCAAAGTAATTTGCCTTTGGATTGATGCGATGTTTCCAGATTCTCAAAGAGCTTTCTCTGTCGATACTTCATGCTCTGAGGAGTCAAGCAAATTtccttaacgaaaagatcctcgaccggtgggatgatttaaatccacgaccctcagttaggtctttgctgaatagctgtgcgtttaccgctacgggtATCTGGGCCTCGATTTGTTTTAAAGACACCTACgcattaatgcttccagtggacgatttgtccttcgaaggaagcaccacactcgacaacagactagcatgcaacgcccagtggctcAGTCaaaatacgttcctgacgaaaagttttccgtaTTGAAgccggaatcgaacccacaccccttaaCTC
It contains:
- the LOC110678273 gene encoding LOW QUALITY PROTEIN: solute carrier family 26 member 10-like (The sequence of the model RefSeq protein was modified relative to this genomic sequence to represent the inferred CDS: deleted 1 base in 1 codon), whose translation is MPDSRSGGNDDPSQQYNGSDLVGVDTDQGVTNHGFYRDLVDEGIKSEKAITTALPPVAVARPLYQQEELNHEMRYSEPKRKVVREALDSVKGWSAQRCARSVFPIVGWLSEYSLKRDFASDLISGCTVAVMHIPQGMGYALLANVPPIVGIYMAFFPVLVYFVLGTSRHNSMGTFAVVSIMVGKLVVKYSNEGSGSKVLNDTIVGIGSENGGGGTVGPIEVASAVCFIVGIMQLIMYVGRLGVISFLLSDTLVSGFTTGAAIHVLTSQIKDLLGLTLPPQSGNFEVINTYIAIFTDIARANWAAIVISAVTIVVVVANNEYLKPIVAKRSSIPVPIELIAVISGTLISRFVDLNGEYRIKTIGHIPTGFPDPALPDTNLMRSLLLECFPIAMVAYAVSVSMALIFAQKHNYEIDFNQELLAMGTSNVFGSFFSCLPFSASLSRSMIQFTTGGKTQIASVISCGILAIVLLWVGPFFEPLPRCVLAGVIVVSLKGLLMQVTQFRQFLKLSPVDAIVWMATFLTVVLVAIDIGLLVGMVLSICTIFFRGMKPYTCLMENVPNTDLYLDVNRYKGTIDIAGIKIFHFCGSLNFATRAGFKTSLCESLNLNLTQEIKNSKRKDYKKKYSLRFLVLDFTALSNIDPSAIAALKGLITEFEKLSVKILVAGSSCPVYEMMTRCKLVFPTIHDAVLWAQDATVNDSGQVSIMESESA